Proteins encoded within one genomic window of Drosophila nasuta strain 15112-1781.00 unplaced genomic scaffold, ASM2355853v1 ctg17_pilon, whole genome shotgun sequence:
- the LOC132797720 gene encoding uncharacterized protein LOC132797720: MQAHDQDLAEQLRDVKQQLEQLQSHGQPAGLSSQCVQLRIPKFNKTNPQLWFSQLDRLFHLHNVTDDNKFDIISVNLEEDVIAKLEDLIASPPLTNKYAILKQRVLDKFAESSDSKLKRLLRGGETVGKKPSDILDHMRRLAPATGCEAVIRSLFLAELPNSIRPLISVWDENNLDKLAEIADKMLEASEPGSAFVESTALTEQQHQVDALSGKQTGMSEVTSALRALTTKVDKLQGELRQSKHAQSSRHPHDSSNDVGSKLCFYHTRFGENARKCQPACPRYQSSN; the protein is encoded by the coding sequence ATGCAGGCACACGATCAAGACCTCGCAGAACAACTGCGGGATGTGAAACAGCAACTCGAGCAACTTCAGTCACATGGCCAACCAGCTGGATTGTCATCGCAATGCGTGCAACTTCGCATTCCgaaattcaacaaaacaaatcctCAGCTTTGGTTTTCTCAGTTGGATCGCCTATTTCATCTGCATAATGTCACTGACGATAACAAATTCGACATTATATCTGTGAATTTGGAGGAGGATGTCATTGCCAAACTGGAGGATCTGATCGCATCGCCACCGCTGACAAACAAATATGCCATTTTAAAGCAGCGCGTGCTCGACAAGTTCGCAGAATCATCTGACTCAAAGCTGAAAAGACTTTTGCGTGGCGGCGAAACTGTTGGCAAGAAACCGTCAGACATCCTTGACCACATGCGGCGCTTAGCACCAGCCACGGGCTGCGAGGCAGTTATTCGATCGTTGTTTCTGGCGGAGCTTCCAAACTCGATCCGACCGCTCATTTCGGTATGGGACGAGAACAACCTTGACAAATTGGCGGAGATTGCAGATAAAATGCTTGAAGCTAGCGAGCCAGGTTCTGCATTTGTTGAGTCAACGGCACTAacagagcagcagcaccaaGTTGATGCTCTGAGCGGCAAGCAAACCGGCATGTCAGAAGTAACATCGGCATTACGAGCGCTCACTACAAAAGTCGACAAGCTTCAGGGCGAGCTACGCCAATCAAAACATGCCCAATCGTCACGGCATCCACATGATAGCTCTAATGATGTCGGTTCGAAACTATGTTTCTACCACACTAGATTCGGTGAGAATGCTCGCAAGTGCCAGCCAGCATGTCCACGCTACCAGTCGTCAAACTAA